The following are encoded together in the Flavobacterium sp. TR2 genome:
- the mprF gene encoding bifunctional lysylphosphatidylglycerol flippase/synthetase MprF has product MKVQSISNRFLVFFKEKKGISFIRENDKIIRQSVFTIFFLGIGIWFIKHENSELKEVKNVIANASSFWVLCGVFLAVIYIALQALMYYASFKAVQSKIAFADAVVLFLKRNFVSVFLPAGGISSLAFFTKPIEKKGIKATQIHFASIVYGFVGILSVIIVAIPALIYSFFQGTTGAGEWYAFATVAGLSILLYYIYVSVLERGFFYNIIIRFFPSAEVFMEDLRNNRIIKNKFLLVVFYSVMIEFVGIAHLYVAMIALGFSPSLTAAIMGYIISVIFLIVSPFLRGLGAIEISMSFVLIQFGFQNVNAIAITFLYRFFEFWIPLLAGAALFLLSANKLLMRIIPSFLIFILGLINIISVLTPAISERLDALEDIIPISAIKVSNYFVITAGLFMLVNAAFMLKGLRTAWWFSVFLTGISVLGNLAKAIDYEEALIALIVLISLIVTRKEYYVKSNSHLQNVGFKTVLISISAVLIYGVLGFYFLDKKHFNIDFNWLQSIKYTLQNYFLIGSSDLVPLDRFARHFLISINICGFLSLGFLLYALIRPYTIKKEAVENDFAVANEILKQYGSSSLDYFKTYDDKTIFISKNQKAFLAYRVADNFAVVLENPVAESAEEMKQCITEFDVYCYENGLRSIYYRVSEENIGLFASLQKKNLFIGQEGVVDLSLFTLEGGAKKSLRNAISKVKEKGFKTTIYTPPIKDGVLQKIKAVSDEWLDSTGRNEIIFSQGKFDWEELKQQTIITVDNAEEKIVAFLNVIPDYAENEGTYDLIRKTSDAPNGIMDFILIELFTYLKSQGYASVNLGLAAMSGMEEATTFPEKSMKFAYERIKFFSHYKGLRDFKEKFSPVWHNKYLVYSHDYDLLQAPIVLNKVVKP; this is encoded by the coding sequence CCTTTATACGAGAAAATGATAAAATTATTAGACAATCTGTTTTTACTATTTTTTTTCTCGGAATAGGAATTTGGTTTATCAAACATGAAAATTCGGAACTGAAAGAAGTCAAAAATGTAATTGCAAATGCCAGCAGTTTTTGGGTTTTATGCGGTGTCTTTTTAGCCGTTATTTATATAGCATTGCAAGCATTAATGTATTATGCTTCTTTTAAGGCGGTGCAAAGTAAAATTGCATTTGCAGATGCAGTTGTTCTCTTTTTAAAACGAAACTTTGTTAGTGTTTTTCTTCCTGCCGGCGGAATTTCGTCTTTAGCTTTTTTTACAAAACCCATAGAAAAGAAGGGGATAAAAGCAACTCAAATTCATTTTGCCTCAATTGTTTATGGTTTCGTCGGAATACTCTCTGTGATCATTGTGGCAATTCCTGCATTAATCTATTCTTTTTTTCAAGGCACTACAGGCGCTGGCGAATGGTATGCCTTTGCTACCGTGGCAGGATTAAGCATTTTGCTGTATTATATTTATGTTTCGGTTCTGGAGAGAGGATTTTTCTACAACATTATCATAAGATTTTTTCCTTCGGCCGAGGTTTTCATGGAGGATTTGAGAAATAATAGAATCATCAAAAATAAATTCCTGTTAGTTGTTTTTTATTCCGTAATGATTGAGTTTGTCGGAATCGCGCATTTATATGTAGCCATGATTGCGCTAGGATTTTCGCCATCGTTAACAGCGGCTATAATGGGCTATATTATTTCGGTTATATTTTTAATCGTTTCTCCTTTTCTTCGCGGGCTTGGAGCCATAGAAATCTCAATGAGTTTCGTATTGATACAGTTTGGCTTTCAGAACGTCAATGCGATAGCCATAACTTTTTTGTATCGTTTCTTTGAATTTTGGATTCCGCTATTGGCAGGAGCAGCATTGTTTTTATTGAGTGCCAATAAACTATTAATGCGTATTATACCTTCTTTCCTAATTTTTATATTAGGGCTAATCAATATAATATCTGTTTTGACGCCTGCTATTTCAGAACGTTTGGATGCTTTAGAAGATATAATTCCAATTTCTGCCATTAAAGTGTCCAATTATTTTGTGATAACTGCTGGGTTATTTATGCTCGTTAACGCCGCTTTTATGCTCAAAGGATTACGTACCGCGTGGTGGTTTTCTGTTTTCCTGACAGGTATTTCTGTTCTAGGAAACCTTGCCAAAGCAATAGATTATGAAGAAGCCCTAATTGCATTAATCGTTCTGATCAGTCTCATTGTAACCAGGAAAGAGTACTATGTAAAAAGCAATTCTCATTTGCAGAATGTAGGTTTTAAGACCGTTTTAATTAGCATTTCAGCTGTTTTAATTTATGGCGTTTTAGGTTTTTATTTCTTAGACAAAAAACATTTTAATATTGATTTCAACTGGCTTCAATCGATAAAATATACGCTTCAAAATTATTTTCTGATTGGAAGTTCAGATTTAGTTCCTTTGGATCGTTTTGCAAGGCACTTTCTAATATCGATAAATATCTGCGGATTCTTATCGTTAGGATTTTTGCTTTATGCGTTAATCCGTCCGTATACGATTAAAAAAGAAGCGGTTGAAAATGATTTTGCTGTAGCGAATGAGATTCTAAAGCAATACGGCTCATCTTCTTTGGATTATTTTAAAACCTATGATGATAAGACTATTTTTATTTCCAAAAATCAGAAGGCTTTTTTAGCATATCGTGTTGCAGATAATTTTGCTGTCGTATTAGAAAATCCAGTTGCAGAATCAGCTGAAGAAATGAAGCAATGCATCACAGAATTTGATGTTTACTGCTACGAAAATGGGCTCAGAAGCATCTATTATCGTGTTTCAGAAGAAAATATAGGTTTGTTTGCTTCATTGCAAAAAAAGAACTTGTTTATTGGTCAGGAGGGAGTTGTCGATTTATCGCTATTTACATTAGAAGGCGGTGCAAAAAAATCGTTGCGGAATGCAATAAGCAAAGTCAAAGAGAAAGGTTTTAAAACTACTATTTATACGCCGCCAATAAAAGATGGAGTGCTTCAGAAAATTAAAGCCGTAAGCGATGAATGGCTGGATAGCACAGGAAGAAACGAAATTATCTTTTCGCAAGGAAAATTTGACTGGGAAGAACTAAAACAGCAGACTATTATTACGGTTGATAATGCAGAAGAAAAAATTGTCGCTTTTTTAAATGTAATTCCAGATTATGCTGAAAACGAAGGAACTTATGATTTGATTCGCAAAACAAGCGATGCTCCAAATGGTATCATGGATTTTATTCTTATAGAGCTTTTTACGTATTTAAAATCGCAGGGATATGCCTCAGTAAATCTCGGATTGGCGGCAATGAGCGGAATGGAAGAAGCCACTACTTTTCCAGAAAAATCAATGAAGTTTGCTTACGAAAGAATCAAGTTTTTTTCTCACTATAAAGGTTTGCGTGACTTTAAAGAAAAATTTTCTCCCGTTTGGCATAACAAATACTTGGTTTATTCTCATGATTACGATTTGCTTCAAGCTCCAATTGTTCTGAATAAAGTTGTAAAACCGTAA
- a CDS encoding beta-ketoacyl-[acyl-carrier-protein] synthase family protein: MKKRVVITGLGVAAPNGVGIPAFTHALENGISGIRHDAQLEELQFSCQIAGQPQIAEELKAHYFTELELRGFNSTGILYGVIAGMEAWQNAGLPLNENPDWDSGAIFGSGTSGIDKFRESIYKIDELQVRKLGSTVVAQTMNSGVSAYLGGKIGLGNQVTTNSSACTTGAEAILMAYDRIQSGQAIRILAGSTSDSGPYIWAGFDALRVCSSKFNDKPEEGSRPMSASAAGFVPGSGAGALVIEDLETALDRGAVIYAEILGGNVNSGGQRDGGTMTAPNSTAVQRCVKTAIENAGINPNEIDAINGHLTATTKDSLEIENWTKALNRNGSDFPYINSLKSLTGHCLSASGSIESVAVVLELHKGFLFGNKNCADLHPEIAALIAPSKILLETIKFNPKVIAKASFGFGDVNACILFKKFEN; the protein is encoded by the coding sequence ATGAAAAAACGAGTTGTAATAACAGGTCTTGGAGTTGCCGCACCAAACGGTGTTGGAATTCCTGCGTTTACTCATGCGCTGGAAAACGGCATTTCGGGCATTCGTCATGATGCTCAGTTAGAAGAATTGCAATTTTCTTGTCAGATTGCGGGCCAGCCTCAAATAGCTGAAGAACTGAAAGCGCACTATTTTACCGAGCTGGAACTTCGCGGATTTAATAGTACAGGAATCCTATATGGCGTTATTGCAGGTATGGAAGCTTGGCAAAATGCAGGACTGCCTTTAAATGAAAATCCAGACTGGGACAGCGGCGCTATTTTTGGCTCAGGCACATCAGGAATCGATAAATTTCGTGAAAGCATTTATAAAATTGATGAACTGCAAGTCCGAAAACTAGGAAGCACAGTTGTTGCACAAACTATGAACAGCGGTGTAAGCGCGTATCTTGGCGGTAAAATCGGATTAGGGAATCAGGTTACAACCAATTCTTCGGCTTGCACAACAGGCGCAGAAGCTATTTTGATGGCTTATGACCGAATACAGTCTGGACAGGCAATACGAATTCTAGCAGGAAGCACCTCTGATAGCGGTCCGTATATTTGGGCAGGTTTTGATGCGCTTCGCGTCTGTTCTTCCAAGTTTAACGACAAACCAGAAGAAGGTTCAAGACCCATGAGCGCTTCGGCAGCAGGATTTGTTCCCGGGAGCGGTGCTGGTGCTTTAGTCATTGAAGACTTAGAAACTGCTTTGGATCGTGGAGCGGTAATTTATGCCGAAATATTGGGCGGAAATGTCAATTCTGGCGGACAAAGAGACGGCGGCACTATGACGGCTCCAAACAGCACAGCCGTGCAAAGATGCGTTAAAACAGCCATCGAAAATGCAGGAATTAATCCGAATGAAATTGATGCAATAAACGGTCATTTGACAGCCACAACAAAAGACAGTCTCGAAATTGAGAACTGGACAAAAGCATTGAACCGAAATGGATCAGATTTTCCATATATTAATTCTTTAAAAAGCCTCACGGGACATTGTTTAAGCGCTTCTGGAAGTATCGAAAGCGTTGCTGTGGTTTTGGAGCTTCATAAAGGTTTTTTGTTTGGAAATAAAAACTGTGCTGACCTTCATCCTGAAATCGCTGCGCTAATTGCCCCTTCAAAAATACTTTTAGAAACAATTAAATTCAACCCAAAAGTAATTGCAAAAGCCAGTTTTGGTTTTGGCGATGTAAATGCGTGTATACTATTTAAAAAATTTGAAAACTAA
- a CDS encoding acyl carrier protein, with translation MDRQELIARLKVIIKPFAANEEAFENLTEETDFIKDLNINSANLVDIVLDIEENFNVVIDNTDMERMLNVKTAVEIIETKLAEK, from the coding sequence ATGGACAGACAGGAACTTATTGCAAGACTAAAAGTAATTATCAAGCCGTTTGCTGCAAACGAAGAAGCTTTTGAAAACCTAACCGAAGAAACCGATTTTATTAAAGATCTTAATATCAATTCGGCCAATCTGGTTGATATTGTACTGGACATTGAAGAAAATTTCAATGTCGTAATTGACAACACTGATATGGAACGTATGCTTAATGTAAAAACGGCTGTGGAAATCATTGAAACCAAACTCGCCGAAAAATGA
- a CDS encoding AcvB/VirJ family lysyl-phosphatidylglycerol hydrolase encodes MMDKTALIFLFVFIFGNNIFASNADTIKVGAFGKVTLYKPKTAPNAVVLFISGDGGWNSGVVDMAKNIVDQGALVAGVDIQHYFKSIKKEKSKCYYPAGDFEELSLILQKKLKLKQYLKPILVGYSSGATLVYGMLAQAPANTFSGGIALGFCPDIETDRTLCDGSGLTSHVLKAGKAYYLEKTEKLTAPFIVLQGTTDQVCNYADTKKYMDGLKLGKLISLSKVGHGFSVTKNWLPQFIEAYKEIINTPSYAKQKSEQNSLLKEQHLVPLPFEMPLTLIPTKNKDENLPVAFLISGDGGWTSFDQSVGEALAERGVAVIGLDAQKYFWNAKTPSETSTSISKAVEHYLQQWNKKKFILVGYSFGASVVPFAAANLPETLKEKLKGIYSLSPDVKADFEIHIADMLSLESSNDDYDVIAEIKKIKAYNPVCFFGSEEESETRKRFAESDIKTVEIPGSHHYNDDYNKIAESILKEMK; translated from the coding sequence ATGATGGATAAAACAGCTCTAATTTTTCTTTTCGTTTTTATTTTTGGAAATAACATTTTTGCCTCAAATGCTGACACCATAAAAGTTGGTGCATTTGGAAAAGTTACATTATACAAACCCAAAACAGCGCCTAATGCAGTGGTGCTATTTATTTCTGGTGATGGAGGTTGGAATAGTGGCGTTGTAGATATGGCAAAAAATATTGTAGATCAAGGAGCTTTGGTGGCAGGAGTTGATATTCAGCATTACTTTAAAAGCATAAAAAAAGAAAAATCGAAATGTTATTATCCTGCAGGCGATTTTGAAGAATTGAGTCTGATTTTGCAGAAAAAATTAAAACTGAAGCAATATTTAAAACCTATTTTGGTAGGCTATTCTTCTGGAGCAACTTTAGTTTATGGAATGTTAGCCCAAGCGCCAGCGAATACTTTTAGCGGTGGAATTGCTTTAGGATTTTGTCCAGATATAGAAACAGATCGGACTCTATGCGATGGTTCTGGATTGACATCTCATGTTTTAAAAGCAGGAAAAGCCTATTATCTTGAAAAAACAGAAAAACTCACTGCGCCTTTTATTGTCTTGCAAGGCACAACCGATCAGGTGTGCAATTACGCAGATACAAAAAAGTATATGGATGGACTGAAGCTAGGAAAATTAATTTCGCTTTCTAAAGTAGGACATGGATTTTCTGTTACAAAAAACTGGCTGCCGCAATTTATTGAAGCTTATAAAGAAATTATAAATACGCCTAGTTACGCAAAACAGAAATCAGAACAAAATTCATTATTAAAAGAGCAGCATTTGGTTCCCCTTCCGTTTGAAATGCCTTTAACATTAATCCCGACAAAAAATAAAGACGAAAATCTTCCCGTTGCTTTTTTAATTTCAGGTGATGGCGGGTGGACAAGTTTTGACCAATCGGTTGGAGAGGCGCTTGCCGAAAGGGGAGTTGCAGTTATTGGACTTGATGCTCAGAAATATTTTTGGAATGCCAAAACGCCATCCGAAACCTCAACTTCTATTTCAAAAGCAGTCGAGCATTATTTGCAGCAATGGAACAAAAAAAAGTTTATTCTGGTAGGTTATTCATTTGGAGCATCTGTTGTTCCGTTTGCGGCTGCTAATTTGCCAGAAACTTTAAAAGAAAAACTAAAAGGTATTTATTCGTTATCGCCAGATGTAAAAGCCGATTTTGAAATTCATATTGCCGATATGTTAAGTTTGGAAAGCTCAAATGACGACTACGATGTGATTGCTGAAATAAAAAAAATCAAAGCTTATAACCCAGTCTGTTTTTTTGGAAGTGAAGAAGAATCCGAAACCCGTAAACGTTTCGCAGAATCAGATATAAAAACTGTCGAAATTCCTGGTTCGCATCATTACAACGATGATTATAATAAAATAGCAGAAAGTATTTTGAAGGAAATGAAGTAA
- a CDS encoding DUF488 family protein yields the protein MKTINIKRVYDYRQSDGTYRILIDRLWPRGIKKTDDLNSFLNNYPFFKTSMMAD from the coding sequence ATGAAAACAATAAATATCAAAAGAGTTTACGATTATAGGCAAAGCGATGGCACTTATCGAATATTGATAGACCGTTTGTGGCCGCGAGGGATAAAGAAAACAGACGACCTGAATTCATTTCTTAATAATTACCCGTTTTTCAAAACGTCCATGATGGCTGATTGA
- a CDS encoding DUF998 domain-containing protein: protein MKTTQFNWAKIVAVICILTCVSDFIVVFALGSYYAGYSQLKNTMSSLGASMSPVSNIISIWWICIGMIFICFGIIFRNTFHGHSKNIKLGSLFIILYGLGEGIGSGLFKADKIDGKMTSSFLMHSLAGGVGVVAALVLPLVLRKAIAIERKPQFYVFSWIVFTLGLIMTILFTFRFSSSETNFISLYKGLWQRLFMLNLYIYFIVLAILMYDKKIKF from the coding sequence ATGAAAACAACACAATTCAATTGGGCAAAAATAGTGGCAGTAATCTGCATTTTGACTTGTGTTTCAGATTTTATTGTTGTGTTTGCATTGGGAAGCTATTATGCTGGGTATAGTCAGCTAAAAAATACTATGAGTTCTTTAGGAGCCAGCATGAGTCCGGTTTCAAATATAATTTCGATTTGGTGGATCTGCATTGGAATGATATTTATCTGCTTCGGAATTATTTTTAGAAATACATTTCATGGCCATTCTAAAAATATAAAATTAGGTTCACTGTTCATTATTCTTTATGGTTTAGGTGAAGGAATTGGTTCTGGTTTATTTAAGGCAGATAAAATTGATGGAAAGATGACCAGCTCTTTTTTGATGCACAGTTTGGCAGGAGGCGTTGGAGTTGTTGCGGCTTTAGTGCTCCCTTTGGTGCTCAGAAAAGCAATTGCAATAGAAAGAAAGCCTCAATTTTATGTTTTTTCATGGATTGTTTTTACCCTCGGACTCATAATGACAATACTGTTTACATTTCGTTTCTCTTCAAGCGAAACTAATTTTATTTCTCTTTACAAAGGTTTATGGCAAAGGCTTTTCATGCTGAATCTCTATATCTATTTTATTGTTCTTGCTATACTAATGTATGATAAGAAAATTAAGTTTTAA
- a CDS encoding 4'-phosphopantetheinyl transferase superfamily protein: MIGNDVIDLAQSRIESRWQRKGFAEKLFTAEEQKLIKEHSYPEIMVWLLWSMKEAAYKIYNRQTKIREFSPKKLCCFLDSLNSSQAFGKVLCNENVYYTKSIFSLESIHTIAVKNRENIPNVIEVENKEIIKDENGIPYLKTAQSLQDISISHHGRFEKRVIIKK, translated from the coding sequence ATGATCGGTAATGATGTAATAGATCTTGCGCAGTCACGGATAGAAAGCCGATGGCAGCGCAAAGGTTTTGCCGAAAAGCTTTTTACTGCTGAAGAACAAAAATTGATTAAAGAGCATTCTTACCCCGAAATCATGGTGTGGCTGCTTTGGAGCATGAAAGAAGCGGCATACAAAATTTACAATCGGCAGACTAAAATACGAGAATTCAGCCCTAAAAAGCTGTGCTGTTTTTTAGATTCTTTAAATTCAAGTCAGGCTTTTGGGAAAGTGCTTTGCAATGAAAATGTGTATTATACCAAAAGTATATTTTCTTTGGAAAGCATCCATACAATTGCAGTCAAAAATCGGGAAAATATACCTAATGTAATTGAAGTTGAAAATAAAGAGATTATAAAAGATGAAAATGGCATTCCATATTTAAAAACTGCCCAATCGCTTCAGGACATTTCAATCAGCCATCATGGACGTTTTGAAAAACGGGTAATTATTAAGAAATGA